The following proteins are co-located in the Chitinispirillales bacterium genome:
- a CDS encoding phosphopantetheine-binding protein, with the protein MRKITNFLCLTYLEPFLNIGDLFYWRYRYKGEKIKELIDELKTEIVETLGLADISASDIDENERLVGGNLGIDSIDTLELIIMMEKKYGVKVPNVSVGREVFSSVASMAKYISENKK; encoded by the coding sequence GTGAGAAAAATTACTAACTTTTTATGCTTAACTTATCTTGAACCTTTCCTTAATATTGGCGATTTATTTTATTGGCGTTACCGTTACAAAGGAGAAAAAATTAAAGAATTGATTGACGAATTGAAGACGGAAATAGTAGAGACGTTAGGGCTTGCGGACATTTCGGCTTCGGATATCGACGAAAACGAGCGGCTCGTTGGCGGAAATTTGGGAATCGACTCAATCGATACGCTTGAACTTATAATAATGATGGAGAAAAAGTACGGAGTAAAAGTGCCTAACGTTTCGGTCGGTCGCGAAGTTTTTTCGAGTGTCGCGAGTATGGCTAAATATATTTCGGAGAACAAAAAATAA
- a CDS encoding beta-ketoacyl-[acyl-carrier-protein] synthase family protein, which translates to MGIPVVSAFSFSSAKNIDDLFDGKSFIDVQNEFLDKDANKMLCGRVSCFGKSDNFSKTEEFADKTIETLLKTAGISLKNFSDYNPFLLVGTTVGGVDRTEKEYLKVRNGNEINLKNFERHGADSMTKFLAQKYGFRRFLAISTACSSGLHAIGLAKKIVESKKSDLVVAVGADALCELTTKGFESLMLVDKNACRPFDKNRAGISLGEGGGAVILCSENFAKTTNIAPLSSDRVFIAGYGSSCDAYHATAPNPNGEGAVSAIKKAIEDANISPNDIDWICSHGTGTIDNDLAEIKAYRAVFSEKIPPFCSFKGAIGHTLAASGAIETAYVIEAMKREIIPVTAGFHQIDESIGVSPTIRKLSKKAKFVLKTAFGFGGNNAAVVIKMR; encoded by the coding sequence ATGGGAATCCCCGTCGTTTCCGCCTTTTCGTTCAGTTCGGCTAAAAATATCGACGATTTATTTGACGGGAAATCATTTATAGATGTTCAAAATGAATTTTTAGATAAAGACGCAAATAAAATGCTTTGCGGGAGAGTTTCGTGTTTCGGCAAAAGCGATAATTTCAGTAAAACCGAAGAATTTGCAGACAAAACTATCGAAACTTTGCTCAAAACCGCAGGTATTTCTTTGAAAAATTTCAGCGATTACAACCCGTTTTTACTCGTAGGAACAACGGTCGGCGGAGTAGATAGAACCGAAAAAGAGTATTTGAAAGTAAGAAACGGGAATGAGATAAATCTGAAAAATTTTGAACGGCACGGCGCGGACAGTATGACAAAATTTTTAGCGCAAAAATATGGGTTTCGTCGGTTTTTAGCAATTTCGACCGCTTGTTCTTCAGGGCTTCACGCAATAGGTTTGGCGAAAAAAATAGTCGAAAGCAAAAAATCGGATTTGGTCGTAGCGGTCGGCGCCGACGCTCTGTGTGAATTAACGACAAAGGGATTTGAATCGCTGATGTTAGTTGACAAAAACGCCTGTCGTCCGTTTGACAAAAATCGCGCGGGAATTTCTTTAGGCGAAGGCGGCGGCGCAGTGATATTGTGTTCCGAGAACTTTGCAAAAACTACAAACATTGCCCCCCTCTCCTCCGATAGAGTTTTTATTGCAGGATACGGTTCGTCCTGTGACGCTTACCATGCGACAGCCCCAAACCCAAACGGCGAAGGAGCCGTTTCTGCGATAAAAAAAGCCATAGAAGATGCAAACATTTCTCCGAACGATATAGATTGGATTTGTTCGCACGGCACAGGAACGATAGACAACGATTTGGCGGAAATTAAAGCGTATCGAGCGGTTTTTTCCGAAAAAATTCCTCCGTTTTGCTCGTTCAAAGGCGCTATAGGACACACGCTTGCCGCTTCGGGAGCGATTGAAACCGCTTATGTAATTGAGGCTATGAAGCGGGAAATTATTCCCGTGACGGCCGGTTTTCACCAAATAGATGAAAGTATAGGAGTATCGCCTACAATTAGAAAATTGAGTAAAAAAGCGAAATTTGTACTTAAAACCGCTTTCGGTTTTGGCGGGAATAATGCGGCGGTAGTGATAAAAATGCGGTGA